The following coding sequences are from one Streptomyces sp. V3I7 window:
- a CDS encoding acetoacetate--CoA ligase — MSTANPLPLWQPDPERIAQARITEFQAWAAEHHGAPAEGGYPALHRWSVDHLEDFWTAITQWFDVQFSTPYARVLGDRSMPGAQWFTGATLNYAEHALRAASTRAGEPALLYVDETHEPRPVTWAELRRQVGSLAAELRALGVRPGDRVSGYLPNIPQAVVALLATAAVGAVWTSCAPDFGARSVLDRFQQVEPVVLFTVDGYRYGGKEHDRRDTVAELRRELPTLRAVVHIPLLGTEAPEGALEWSALTSADTEPVFEQVPFDHPLWVLYSSGTTGLPKAIVQSQGGILVEHLKQLGLHSDLGPEDRFFWYTSTGWMMWNFLVSGLLTGTTIVLYDGSPGYPDTGAQWRVAERTGATFYGTSAAYVMACRKAGVHPSRDFDLSSVKCVATTGSPLPPDGFRWLHDEVRDDLWIASVSGGTDVCSCFAGAVPTLPVYTGELQAPSLGTDLQSWDLSGRPLVDEVGELVVTNPMPSMPIYFWNDPDGGRYHDSYFDTYPGVWRHGDWITVTSRGSVIIHGRSDSTLNRQGVRMGSADIYEVVERLPEIKESLVIGIEQADGGYWMPLFVHLTPGAVLDEALLTRVKQAIREQLSPRHVPDEIIEVPGVPHTLTGKRIEVPVKRLLQGTPLEKAVNPGSIDNLDLLDFYEDLARKRA, encoded by the coding sequence ATGTCGACCGCGAACCCGCTGCCCCTGTGGCAGCCAGATCCGGAACGGATCGCCCAGGCACGCATCACCGAGTTCCAGGCCTGGGCCGCCGAGCATCACGGCGCACCCGCCGAGGGCGGCTATCCGGCGCTGCACCGCTGGTCCGTGGACCACCTGGAAGACTTCTGGACGGCCATCACCCAGTGGTTCGACGTCCAGTTCTCGACGCCCTACGCGCGCGTGCTCGGCGATCGCTCCATGCCCGGCGCCCAGTGGTTCACCGGGGCGACCCTGAACTATGCCGAGCACGCCCTGCGCGCCGCGTCCACGCGCGCGGGCGAGCCGGCCCTCCTGTACGTCGACGAGACCCACGAGCCGCGCCCGGTCACCTGGGCCGAGCTGCGCCGGCAGGTGGGCTCCCTCGCCGCCGAACTACGCGCCCTCGGCGTCCGCCCCGGCGACCGCGTCAGCGGCTACCTCCCGAACATCCCGCAGGCCGTCGTCGCCCTCCTGGCCACGGCCGCCGTCGGCGCCGTCTGGACCTCCTGCGCCCCCGACTTCGGCGCCCGCAGCGTCCTCGACCGCTTCCAACAGGTCGAACCCGTCGTCCTGTTCACCGTCGACGGCTACCGCTACGGCGGCAAGGAGCACGACCGGCGCGACACCGTGGCCGAACTGCGCCGCGAACTGCCCACCCTGCGCGCCGTCGTCCACATCCCCCTCCTTGGCACCGAGGCACCCGAAGGGGCACTGGAGTGGTCGGCCCTGACGTCGGCCGACACGGAACCCGTCTTCGAGCAGGTCCCGTTCGACCACCCCCTGTGGGTGCTCTACTCCTCCGGCACGACCGGTCTGCCCAAGGCCATCGTCCAGTCCCAGGGCGGCATCCTGGTCGAGCACCTCAAGCAGCTCGGCCTGCACAGCGACCTGGGCCCCGAGGACCGCTTCTTCTGGTACACCTCGACCGGCTGGATGATGTGGAACTTCCTCGTCTCCGGCCTCCTCACCGGCACGACGATCGTCCTGTACGACGGCAGCCCCGGCTATCCGGACACCGGAGCCCAGTGGCGCGTCGCCGAACGCACCGGAGCCACCTTCTACGGCACCTCCGCGGCGTACGTCATGGCCTGCCGGAAGGCGGGCGTGCACCCCTCACGCGACTTCGACCTGTCCTCGGTGAAGTGCGTCGCCACCACCGGCTCGCCCCTGCCGCCCGACGGGTTCCGCTGGCTGCACGACGAGGTCCGCGACGACCTGTGGATCGCCTCCGTCAGCGGCGGCACGGACGTCTGCTCCTGCTTCGCCGGCGCCGTCCCCACGCTCCCGGTGTACACGGGCGAGCTCCAGGCCCCCAGCCTGGGCACCGACCTCCAGTCCTGGGACCTGAGCGGCAGACCCCTCGTCGACGAGGTGGGCGAGCTGGTGGTCACCAACCCCATGCCGTCGATGCCGATCTACTTCTGGAACGACCCCGACGGCGGCCGCTACCACGACAGCTACTTCGACACCTATCCCGGCGTCTGGCGCCACGGCGACTGGATCACCGTCACCTCGCGGGGCTCCGTGATCATCCACGGCCGCTCCGACTCCACGCTCAACCGCCAGGGCGTCCGCATGGGTTCGGCCGACATCTACGAGGTCGTCGAACGCCTCCCCGAGATCAAGGAATCCCTGGTCATCGGCATCGAGCAGGCCGACGGCGGCTACTGGATGCCGCTGTTCGTGCACCTGACCCCCGGCGCCGTCCTCGACGAGGCCCTCCTGACCCGGGTCAAGCAGGCCATCCGCGAGCAGCTCTCGCCCCGCCACGTCCCCGACGAGATCATCGAAGTCCCCGGCGTCCCCCACACCCTCACCGGCAAGCGCATCGAGGTCCCGGTCAAGCGCCTCCTCCAGGGCACGCCGCTCGAGAAGGCCGTCAACCCGGGCTCCATCGACAACCTGGACCTGCTGGACTTCTACGAGGACCTGGCCCGCAAACGCGCCTGA
- a CDS encoding PTS glucose transporter subunit IIA — translation MTTVTSPVAGRAIGLASVPDPVFSGAMVGPGTAVDPLREPSEAVAPVDGVIVSLHPHAFVVVDELGRGVLIHLGIDTVQLNGEGFQLLVNKGDTVTRGQGIVRWDPAAVEEAGKSPICPIVALEATADSLFQLRDDGEVKVGDTLFIWQ, via the coding sequence ATGACCACCGTGACGTCCCCCGTCGCCGGACGCGCCATCGGACTGGCCTCGGTGCCGGACCCGGTCTTCTCCGGTGCCATGGTGGGCCCCGGCACCGCGGTCGACCCCTTGCGTGAGCCCTCGGAGGCGGTCGCCCCTGTGGACGGCGTCATCGTCTCCCTGCACCCGCACGCCTTCGTCGTCGTCGACGAGCTGGGGCGCGGCGTGCTCATCCACCTCGGTATCGACACCGTCCAGCTGAACGGCGAGGGCTTTCAGCTGCTCGTCAACAAGGGCGACACCGTGACGCGCGGCCAGGGCATCGTGCGCTGGGACCCCGCCGCCGTGGAAGAGGCCGGCAAGTCCCCGATCTGTCCGATCGTGGCGCTGGAGGCTACCGCCGACTCCCTCTTCCAACTGCGTGACGACGGGGAAGTGAAGGTCGGCGACACGCTCTTCATCTGGCAGTGA
- a CDS encoding DUF881 domain-containing protein, producing MSLITNVMDHSLDDGYAEAAARKQSLGQGGLPRTLRAKLGLAGGLVLAALVVTVGAAQARVAAPAVAKERQELVDRIDRETAAADRLEAGVDKLRDDVSARQRAALKKSGGGQADLVGILSGATAVHGPGIRLVVNDAKSATAGGEGTNPRTTSGFSDTGRIRDRDMQRVVNGLWASGAEAVSVNGQRLTALSAIRAAGDAILVDNKPLVPPYTVLAVGDGDRLSTRFQNSADGLYLHALEESFGIRAGISTEKDLRLPAAPSVIVRTAQPSTEKGTS from the coding sequence ATGTCGTTGATCACCAACGTCATGGACCACAGCCTGGACGACGGATACGCCGAGGCCGCAGCCCGGAAGCAGTCCCTGGGCCAGGGCGGCCTGCCGAGGACCCTGCGGGCGAAGCTCGGTCTCGCGGGCGGTCTGGTGCTCGCGGCGCTGGTCGTGACCGTCGGGGCGGCGCAGGCGCGCGTGGCGGCCCCCGCGGTGGCCAAGGAGCGCCAGGAGCTGGTGGACCGCATCGACCGGGAGACCGCGGCGGCGGACCGTCTCGAGGCGGGCGTGGACAAGCTGCGCGACGACGTCAGCGCTCGTCAGCGGGCGGCGCTGAAGAAGAGCGGCGGCGGCCAGGCGGACCTGGTGGGCATCCTGTCGGGCGCGACGGCGGTGCACGGTCCCGGTATCCGGCTCGTGGTCAACGACGCGAAGTCGGCGACGGCGGGCGGCGAGGGCACCAATCCCCGCACGACGTCCGGGTTCTCCGACACCGGGCGGATCCGCGACCGCGACATGCAGCGCGTCGTCAACGGCCTGTGGGCGTCGGGCGCGGAGGCCGTCTCCGTCAACGGACAGCGGCTGACCGCCCTGTCGGCGATCAGGGCCGCGGGTGACGCGATACTGGTCGACAACAAGCCGCTGGTGCCGCCGTACACGGTGCTGGCGGTGGGGGACGGGGACAGGCTGAGCACCAGGTTCCAGAACAGCGCCGACGGGCTGTATCTGCACGCCCTGGAGGAGTCCTTCGGCATCCGTGCCGGTATCTCCACGGAGAAGGACCTCCGGCTGCCCGCCGCACCGAGTGTGATCGTACGTACTGCACAGCCGAGCACTGAGAAGGGCACATCGTGA
- a CDS encoding mannose-1-phosphate guanyltransferase encodes MKAVVMAGGEGTRLRPMTSSMPKPLLPVVNRPIMEHVLRLLKRHGLNETVVTVQFLASLVKNYFGDGEELGMELTYANEEKPLGTAGSVKNAEEALKDDAFLVISGDALTDFDLTDLIDFHKEKGALVTVCLTRVPNPLEFGITIVDEDGKVERFLEKPTWGQVFSDTVNTGIYVMEPEVFDYVDPDVPVDWSGDVFPQLMKEGKPIYGYVAEGYWEDVGTHESYVKAQADVLEGKVDVDIDGFEISPGVWVAEGAEVHPDAVLRGPLYIGDYAKVEAGAELREHTVVGSNVVVKSGAFLDRAVVHDNVYIGQHSNLRGCVVGKNTDIMRAARIEDGAVIGDECLIGEESIVQGNVRVYPFKTIEAGAFVNTSVIWESRGQAHLFGARGVSGILNVEITPELAVRLAGAYASTLKKGSTVTTARDHSRGARALKRAVISALQASAMDVRDLENVPLPVARQQTARGSAGGIMIRTTPGVPDSVDIMFFDGQGADLSQASQRKLDRVFARQEYRRAFPGEIGDLHFPSSVFDSYTGSLLRNVDTTGIAESGLKVVVDASNGSAGLVLPSLLGKLGVDSLTVNPGLDESRPTETDEMRRAGLVRLGEIVASSGAAFGVRFDPVGERLSLVDEKGRIIEDDRALLVMLDLVAAERRSGRVALPVTTTRIAEQVAAYHGTQVEWTTTSPDDLTRVGGEEGTIFGGDGRGGFIVPEFSSVYDGTAAFVRLIGLVARTQLTLSQIDARIPRAHVLKRDLATPWAVKGLVMRRVVEAAGDRSVDTTDGVRVVEADGRWVMVLPDPAEAVTHLWAEGPDDASAQALLDEWSEVVDSAGR; translated from the coding sequence ATGAAGGCCGTCGTGATGGCCGGAGGCGAAGGCACGCGCCTTCGCCCTATGACCTCGAGCATGCCCAAGCCGCTCCTGCCCGTGGTGAACCGCCCGATCATGGAGCATGTGCTGCGACTGCTCAAAAGGCATGGGCTCAACGAGACCGTCGTGACCGTGCAGTTCCTGGCGTCGCTCGTCAAGAACTACTTCGGTGACGGCGAGGAGCTCGGAATGGAGCTCACTTATGCCAATGAGGAGAAGCCACTCGGTACCGCCGGAAGCGTCAAGAACGCCGAGGAGGCGTTGAAGGACGATGCGTTCCTCGTCATTTCCGGCGACGCCCTGACCGACTTCGACCTCACCGATCTGATCGATTTCCACAAGGAGAAGGGCGCGCTGGTCACCGTCTGTCTGACGCGTGTGCCCAATCCGCTGGAGTTCGGCATCACCATCGTCGACGAGGACGGCAAGGTCGAGCGTTTCCTCGAGAAACCGACCTGGGGCCAGGTCTTCTCCGACACCGTGAACACGGGCATCTATGTCATGGAGCCCGAAGTCTTCGACTACGTCGATCCCGATGTGCCCGTCGACTGGTCCGGCGACGTCTTCCCGCAGCTGATGAAGGAAGGCAAGCCGATCTACGGCTATGTCGCCGAGGGCTACTGGGAGGACGTCGGCACGCACGAGTCCTATGTGAAGGCGCAGGCCGATGTCCTGGAGGGCAAGGTCGACGTCGACATCGACGGATTCGAGATCTCGCCGGGCGTGTGGGTCGCGGAGGGTGCCGAGGTGCATCCCGATGCCGTGCTCCGCGGACCGCTCTACATCGGTGACTACGCCAAGGTCGAGGCCGGCGCCGAGCTCCGTGAGCACACGGTGGTCGGGTCGAACGTGGTCGTCAAGAGCGGTGCGTTCCTGGACCGGGCGGTCGTGCACGACAACGTGTACATCGGACAGCACAGCAATCTGCGCGGCTGTGTGGTCGGCAAGAACACCGACATCATGCGTGCGGCCCGGATCGAGGACGGCGCGGTCATCGGGGACGAGTGCCTGATCGGCGAGGAATCGATCGTCCAGGGCAACGTCCGGGTGTACCCGTTCAAGACCATCGAGGCCGGTGCCTTCGTCAACACCTCGGTCATCTGGGAGTCCAGGGGGCAGGCGCACCTCTTCGGCGCGCGTGGGGTGTCCGGCATCCTGAACGTGGAGATCACGCCCGAACTGGCCGTGCGGCTGGCCGGCGCCTACGCCAGCACCCTCAAGAAGGGGTCGACCGTCACCACGGCCCGCGACCACTCCCGCGGTGCCCGTGCGCTGAAGCGGGCGGTCATATCCGCGCTGCAGGCCAGCGCCATGGACGTACGGGACCTGGAGAACGTACCGCTGCCCGTGGCCCGGCAGCAGACCGCGCGCGGCAGTGCCGGCGGGATCATGATCCGGACCACGCCCGGGGTGCCGGACTCGGTCGACATCATGTTCTTCGACGGGCAGGGGGCCGACCTCTCCCAGGCGAGCCAGCGCAAGCTGGACCGGGTGTTCGCGCGGCAGGAGTACCGGCGCGCGTTCCCCGGCGAGATCGGAGACCTGCACTTCCCGTCCAGCGTCTTCGACTCGTACACCGGATCGCTGCTGCGGAACGTCGACACGACCGGGATCGCCGAGTCGGGGCTCAAGGTCGTCGTGGACGCGTCCAACGGCAGTGCGGGGCTCGTGCTGCCCAGCCTGCTCGGCAAGCTCGGTGTGGACTCGCTGACCGTCAACCCCGGCCTCGACGAGTCCAGGCCGACGGAGACGGACGAGATGCGGCGGGCCGGCCTGGTGCGTCTGGGCGAGATAGTGGCGTCCTCGGGTGCCGCCTTCGGCGTGCGGTTCGACCCGGTCGGCGAGCGGCTGTCCCTGGTGGACGAGAAGGGCCGCATCATCGAGGACGACCGGGCCCTGCTGGTGATGCTGGACCTGGTGGCCGCCGAGCGGCGCAGCGGGCGTGTGGCGCTTCCGGTGACCACGACCAGGATCGCCGAGCAGGTCGCCGCGTATCACGGCACCCAGGTCGAGTGGACCACGACCTCGCCCGACGACCTCACGCGCGTGGGGGGCGAGGAAGGGACCATCTTCGGCGGTGACGGCAGGGGCGGTTTCATCGTCCCGGAGTTCAGCAGCGTCTACGACGGTACGGCCGCCTTCGTACGGCTCATCGGTCTGGTGGCGCGTACGCAGCTCACCCTGAGCCAGATCGACGCGCGGATCCCGCGCGCGCACGTCCTCAAGCGGGACCTCGCGACGCCCTGGGCGGTCAAGGGGCTCGTGATGCGGCGGGTCGTCGAGGCCGCCGGGGACCGCTCCGTCGACACGACGGACGGCGTACGGGTCGTCGAGGCGGACGGCCGCTGGGTGATGGTGCTGCCCGACCCGGCGGAGGCGGTCACCCACCTGTGGGCGGAGGGCCCGGACGACGCCTCCGCGCAGGCGCTGCTCGACGAGTGGTCGGAGGTCGTGGACAGCGCCGGACGGTAA
- the ptsP gene encoding phosphoenolpyruvate--protein phosphotransferase — protein METTLRGLGVSQGVAIGEVRHMGTVVLEPPAQQVVAEEAGPEQERARQAVAAVAADLMARGELAGSEAKAVLEAQAMMAQDPELIADVERRIAGGSSAARAVYDAFAAYRELLAAAGEYLAGRVADLDDVRDRIVAQLLGVVMPSIPDSDEPYVLVARDLAPADTALLDPSLVLGFVTEEGGPTSHTAILARALGVPAVVALPDAVGLAEGTVVAVDGGNGEIFVNPSDETRARLEASAAERKAAAAASTGPGATADGHRMPLLANVGGPADVAAALEAGAEGVGLFRTEFLFLDDSKNAPSEEKQAEAYRQVLEAFSECRIVVRVLDAGADKPLDFLTPAHEPNPALGVRGLRSLLDHPEILRTQLTALARAAEGLPVGLDVMAPMVADRADAKAFADACREVGLPAKLGAMVEIPSAALRARSILQEVEFLSLGTNDLAQYTFAADRQVGAVSRLQDPWQPALLDLVAMAAEAARAEGRSCGVCGEAAADPLLACVLTGLGVTSLSMGAASIPYVRATLAKYSLAQCEEAAAAARAADSAARARSAARAVLSAE, from the coding sequence ATGGAGACAACGCTGCGAGGCCTCGGTGTGAGCCAAGGCGTGGCGATCGGCGAGGTCCGGCACATGGGGACGGTGGTGCTGGAGCCGCCCGCCCAGCAGGTCGTGGCGGAGGAGGCGGGGCCGGAACAGGAGCGCGCCCGCCAGGCCGTGGCAGCAGTGGCGGCCGACCTCATGGCACGCGGCGAGCTGGCGGGGAGCGAGGCCAAGGCCGTGCTCGAGGCGCAGGCCATGATGGCCCAGGATCCCGAGCTCATCGCGGACGTGGAGCGCCGGATCGCCGGCGGCAGCTCGGCGGCGCGTGCCGTCTACGACGCGTTCGCCGCGTACCGGGAGCTGCTGGCGGCTGCTGGTGAGTACCTCGCCGGCCGTGTGGCCGACCTCGACGACGTGCGGGATCGCATCGTCGCTCAGCTGCTCGGCGTAGTCATGCCAAGCATCCCGGACAGCGACGAGCCGTATGTCCTCGTCGCCCGTGATCTGGCCCCGGCCGACACGGCGCTGTTGGATCCCTCGCTGGTGCTGGGGTTCGTCACCGAGGAGGGCGGGCCGACCAGTCACACCGCGATCCTGGCGCGCGCGCTCGGTGTTCCGGCCGTCGTGGCGCTGCCGGATGCCGTCGGGCTCGCCGAGGGGACGGTGGTCGCCGTCGACGGTGGCAACGGCGAGATCTTCGTGAACCCGAGTGACGAGACGAGGGCACGGCTGGAGGCCTCGGCCGCCGAGCGCAAGGCCGCGGCCGCTGCCTCGACCGGGCCGGGTGCCACGGCCGACGGCCACCGGATGCCGCTGCTGGCCAATGTGGGCGGGCCCGCCGATGTGGCCGCCGCGCTTGAGGCGGGTGCCGAGGGTGTCGGGCTCTTCCGTACCGAGTTCCTCTTCCTCGACGACAGCAAGAACGCGCCCTCGGAGGAGAAGCAGGCCGAGGCGTACCGGCAGGTTCTCGAGGCCTTCTCCGAGTGCCGGATCGTGGTGCGCGTGCTGGACGCGGGTGCGGACAAGCCGTTGGACTTCCTGACTCCGGCCCACGAGCCGAACCCCGCGCTGGGTGTGCGGGGTCTGCGCTCGCTGCTGGATCACCCCGAGATCCTGCGCACGCAGCTGACGGCGCTGGCGCGGGCCGCCGAGGGGCTCCCGGTCGGGCTCGACGTCATGGCGCCGATGGTGGCCGACCGTGCGGACGCCAAGGCGTTCGCCGATGCCTGCCGTGAGGTGGGGCTGCCGGCGAAGCTCGGCGCGATGGTGGAGATCCCGTCGGCCGCGCTGCGGGCGCGCTCGATCCTTCAGGAGGTCGAGTTCCTGTCGCTGGGGACCAATGACCTCGCGCAGTACACGTTCGCCGCGGACCGTCAGGTGGGTGCGGTGTCCCGGCTTCAGGATCCGTGGCAGCCCGCGCTGCTCGACCTGGTCGCCATGGCGGCGGAGGCGGCGCGGGCCGAGGGCAGGAGCTGTGGTGTGTGCGGCGAGGCGGCGGCCGATCCGCTGCTGGCCTGTGTGCTGACGGGTCTGGGTGTCACCTCCCTCTCCATGGGTGCGGCGTCGATTCCCTATGTCCGGGCGACGCTGGCCAAGTACTCGCTCGCCCAGTGCGAGGAGGCAGCGGCGGCGGCCCGGGCCGCGGACAGCGCCGCGCGGGCCCGGAGTGCGGCCCGGGCGGTGCTGTCCGCCGAGTAG
- a CDS encoding CDP-alcohol phosphatidyltransferase family protein yields MEVQETRVQTDRVLTLPNILSMARLVGVPVFLWLILRPEFGGPKSDGWALLVLALSGVSDYLDGKLARRWNQISSLGRLLDPAADRLYILSTLVGLTWREILPVWLTAVLLARELLLLVMVGILRRHGYPPPQVNFLGKAATFNLMYAFPLLLLSDGSGWISSLAAVFGWAFAGWGTTLYWWAGVLYVVQVRRLVRADVAMAD; encoded by the coding sequence GTGGAGGTCCAGGAGACCCGTGTCCAGACGGACCGGGTCCTCACGCTCCCGAACATCCTCAGCATGGCGCGTCTGGTCGGCGTACCCGTCTTCCTGTGGTTGATCCTCAGGCCCGAGTTCGGCGGCCCCAAGAGCGATGGCTGGGCACTGCTGGTGCTCGCGCTGAGCGGGGTCAGCGACTATCTGGACGGCAAGCTCGCCCGGCGCTGGAACCAGATCAGCAGCCTCGGCCGGCTTCTCGACCCCGCTGCCGACCGGCTGTACATCCTCTCGACGCTGGTCGGACTCACCTGGCGTGAGATCCTCCCCGTCTGGTTGACGGCCGTACTACTGGCGCGGGAGCTACTTCTGCTGGTGATGGTCGGCATCCTCCGCCGGCACGGCTATCCGCCGCCGCAGGTGAACTTCCTGGGCAAGGCCGCGACGTTCAATCTCATGTATGCCTTCCCCCTGCTCCTCCTCAGCGACGGAAGCGGATGGATCTCGTCACTGGCCGCGGTTTTCGGCTGGGCGTTCGCCGGTTGGGGTACGACGCTGTACTGGTGGGCAGGAGTGCTCTACGTGGTGCAGGTCCGCCGCTTGGTTCGTGCGGACGTCGCCATGGCCGACTGA